The DNA sequence TCGGTCCGCCGCCGTCCCGCAGCGGATGTGGAAGGCGTTCACGGGCACTCCCGCGGAGGCGGGATTTCCGCCGACCTCGTTCATGGAGACGAGCCGGTTGTAGATATACAGAGAGGTGTCCTCGAACCCCTTCGCCATGATCGGGCCCGTGAACTGCTGCCAGCGCATCAGGAACCGGAGCCATTCCTCCCTCTCGGTCCCGGCGAGGGCCGGGGGGATCTCCAGCAGCAGGACCCGCCGCAGGAAGTCGAACACGGGAGTGCTCGCTTCCGTGCTGCGCTGCTGCGCCCATTTCAGGGCTTTCGCGATGTGCCGGACGTCCCGGGCGGACAGCTCGGGGCTCCGCGCGTACGTCCGGTAGACGGGGAAGCAGGCGGTTACCTCGATTAGCGCGGCCCGCAGCTCCTTCCGGGGGAGGTCCCGGGCGTACCGGTCCTGCTCGGCCAGTCGGCCGAGGTGCTGGCCCAAGGAGTGCATTTCCCCGGCGAAGAGGGTGTCCATGATCAACTTCTTGCTGCGGTGGACCGTCTCCCGGAAATCCTGCGCCATGCCGTTGAATCGCGCGTAGACGTCGTCGAGGGTCTTCACGCCCCGCGCGCTGATGAAGACGCCGTTCAGCGCGTTCAGGAAGTCGTACCCCGTCGTTCCGTGGACAGGCCATTCGGGGGGAAGCATCTCCTCCTCCCCGAGGATCTTCTCCACCAGCACGTAGAATCCCGCGGGCGGGTTGTCGTCTTCCGCCCCCGTCAGGCGCTGCATGAGCCGAACGAGGTACCCTTGGGGATCGTACAGGCCGTCGACGTGGTCCACGCGCAGCCCGGTGATCTTACCCTCCCTCGCGAGGCGAAGCGCCAGCTCGTGCGCGGCGTCGAAGACCCGGGGATCCTCGACACGGAGGCTGACCAGGTCGCTGACGGCGAAGAAGCGCCGGTAGTTGATCTCCTCGTTCGCAAGCCGCCAGAAGGAGAGCCAGTAATGCTGCTCGGAGAGGATCCGGTCGAGGGCGTCGAAGCTGGCGGGATCGCCTTTCCGCCCGTTCACCATCCGCAAGGTTTCGTCGATGTGCTCCCGGATCTCGTGGCGCTCCGTGTACAGCCGCAGGAGACGCTCCTTGACCCCCTCTTCGGAAGCGTATCGATCCCGGGCCGACTCCGCATCCGCGGGAACGGTCTTGCCGAGGTGCTCGATCGAGGTGATGAGGTCCCACAGCTCGCGGAACGAGGGGTGGTCCGGCCCGTACGTCTCCTCCAGCGACGAAAGCCGCAGGGAAAGGATCCTCGGGTAGGAAAGGATGGAGACCGGCAGCCTCACGGAGTGACAGTGGACGATGAAGCCGCCCTTTTCCAGGCGCAGGGAGAGCTCCTGCTCCTCGATCATCCGGCCGTACGGCCCTCCGAGGATGGGGAGGAGGACCTTGCTGTTGAGCGCCTTCTTGGGGGAGTGCCAGTCGATGTCGAAGAATCCCGCGAACGGGGACCCCTGTCCGCTCTCCAGGACGTCCGTCCACCACCGGTTCTCTACGCTGGCGGCCATGTGGTTGGGGACGATGTCCAGCAGCAGCCCCATCCCCCGGTCCTGCAGCGCCTTCACGAGCGGATCGAAATTCCCCTCGCCTCCCAGTTCGACGTTCAGCCGGGTGGGGTCGGTCACGTCGTACCCGTGGGCGCTGCCCCGGCGTGCCTGGAAGATCGGCGAGGCGTACAGGTCGGTGACGCCCAGGGCTTCCAGGTACGGGACCAGGGCGACGGCGTGTTCGAACCGGAACCGCCGGTGGAACTGGAACCGGTAGGTGGCCGAGGGGATCCGGAGCGTCGCCACGGGTCAATTCTCCGGCACGACGAACGAGAGCTTCCTCCCGATGGAGCGGAACTGCCCGATCCAGAGGGCCGCCTGTCCGTCCCCCTCGCGGGACTTCGTCAGGAATCCGGGATAGACGGTATTCAGCAGGTCGTCGTAGATGTTCTGGGCTCCCCAGAAGAGCACCTCGAAGGGGAGGTCGTGGCCCATTTCAACGGCCTCCTCGAAGCGGCGGAGAAGGTCAAGGTCGTCGGGCTTCTCCCGGAAGTCGTTCGCGATCGCCTCGATCCTCTTCTGGAGCGCGAATCCGATGCCGGCCGACTCGAGCGGGATGCCGATGCCGGCGCCCTCTTCCAGCAGCCCGCGGATGACGGACGCGTCCAGGTTCTCCGCCGACACGGCCCGGTGCAGCTCGGCGTTCAGCGCGACCCTCGCGGAGGCGTAGAGGGGTTCGGGGAGCGGGATGTCTATCCCCGAAAGGAACCGCAACATGCTGGCGTGCTGATTGTAGATCCCCCGGTGGTTGGCTACCGTCTCGGAGAGGGTCTTGTCGAGGAGGATGTGCAGGATTTTTCGCAACTCGTCGCGGAACAGGAGTTTCAGGGAGTAGGTTCCCAGGCCGAATTGCCTGTCGACGGTCCGGATCACCTCGGGGAGGTCGGCGCCTTTGAAGACGTCCCCGATCTCCCGGGTGAGGGACTCGTACGCCTCCTCGCCCTGGAAGCCGCGGACCCCTCCGCTGACGTTGTGATCCCCCAGGTGAAGGACGCCGAAAGAGATCTGGGCGGATTCCCGCGTGATCCCCGAGGTGACGCGCGCCCTTCCCAGGAGAAGCTTCGTCCTGCCCGCCGTCTGGACGCGGAAGTCCTCGCGCTCGACGTCGTAGCAGAAGATCCGGTCCCGCTCGCCGTAATTCTCGAAGAGGGCGCTCACCGCGTAGTGGGCCGCGACCTTGTGCAGGTCCACCGTGGCCGGCTTCACGAACTTGTCGTACAGGGCGCGTCCGTCCTTGTGCTCCGGCACGTTGCTCTTGGCGCGCTCGAGCCGCTCCAGGAACCCGGCTTCGACGGAGTCGCCGAAGATCTCGCGGGACAGCTGCACGACGCGGCCGGCGTACTGGAGGACCTGCACCGTTTCGATCCCCGAGAGATCGTCGAAGAACCACCCGCAGCTCGTGTACATGAGCATGGCCTGCCGCTGGATCTCCATCAGCTGGAGCGCCCGGATCTTCTGCTCCGGCGTCAGCTCCCCGGCGGCGTGTCTTCCGAGAAATCCATCGACGGAGGCCTCGGACCGGTCGAGGATCACCGAGATGTACTCATCCCGGGCGGCCCAAGGGTCCTTGAAGACCTTCCTCCCTTCCCCTTCGAAGAGGGGGGCGATGGTGTCCCGGAGTCCGTCCATCGCCTCCCGCAGCGGTTTCCTCCACTCCTGGTTCCACCCCGGGCGGCCGCCGGAGTTGCACCCGCAGTCGCTTCGCCAGCGCTCCACGCCGTGGACGCAGCTCCAGGAGCTGTTGTCGAAGATCCGAACTTCGTGGGTGGGCGGGAATCTCTCCAGGTGCTCCCCGTAGTTCGTGACGCGGACCTCCGGGTTCGCGTCGAACAGGCGCAGCGCATGCGTGAGCGCCATCTCCCCGTGGGCGTGGTGGTGGCCGTACGTCTCGCCGTCGGTGGCGATATGCACCAGCTGCTGCGGCCACGGACGCTGGTCCGAGAAAGCCCCCAGCAGGCGGTTGGCGAGGGACTCCCCGTTGTCGAGGAGCCGCTCGAAGGCGACTCCCTGGGAGATGGGCCCGTCGTAGAAGAACAGGCAGATCTTCCGGCCCGAAGGAAGATGGAGTTCGTACGGGATCGCGGGATCGATCCTGCCGTCGCTGACGTTCCGCCAGTCGCGGCTCCCTTTTTTCCGCACCTTGGCCGCCTGGCGGGGGGCGAGGATCGTGAACCGGATCCCCTCGCCGGCCAGGGTCTCCAGGGTGCCGGCGTCCGCCGCGGTTTCCGGGAGCCACATCCCCTCCGGCGGCCGGCCGAACCGGTGCGTGAAATCCCGGATCCCCCAGCGGACCTGCGTCGCCTTGTCCCGCGCGTTGGCCAGGGGAAGGATGATGTGGTTGTACCCCTGCGCCAGGGCGGAGCCGTGTCCCGAGAACGCCTTGCGGCTTTCCCGGTCGCCTTCGAGGATGGCCCGGTACTCCTCGGGGGATTTCTCTTCCATCCAGGACAGCAGCGTCGGGCCGAAGTTGAAGCTGATGCGGGAGTAGTTGTTGACGATCTTCTCGATGCGCCCGTCCCCGGCGAGGACACGGGAGAACGCATTGGCCCCGTAGCATTCGGCCGTGACCCGCTCGTTCCAGTCGTGGAAGGGGAAGGCGGAGTCCTGCACCTCGATCGACTCCAGCCACGGGTTCTCCCGCGGCGGCTGGTAGAAGTGGCAGTGGATGCAGACGTATCGGTCCATCTATCGGGCCTCCTGGCCGGGGGATAAAAGCAGTATGAAGGACTTCGGGCGGACCGCGAGTACGTTTCCCGCGCGCGGGTCCGGCCGTTCGGCGGCCGGTCCCCCGGCCCCCCCCCAACGGGCGTCGGAGGAATCCAGTGCCTTTTTCCACGGGCCGCCGGGAAGGGTCAGGATCGCCGGCGCGTCCCCGAAATGGAACACCGCCGCGGCCCGGGTGGGCCCGTTGCGGCGCAGGACGACGAGGGCGTTTTCCTTTTCGAAGGCGGTCACCTCCATCCCTTCCCGGTCCGTCCGGGACAGGACCGGATCGGTCTTCCGGATCCGGATCAGCTCCCGGTGGAGTTCCAGGAGGAGCGCATGGGTTCCCGATTCCCGAAGCGCCGGGTCCGGCCGGGAACGCAGGAACGTCCCCTCGTCCTGGGGATCGGGGGTCTCCCCGTTCCAGCCGAAGGCGGCGAACTCCTCTTTCCGCCCTTTCCGGACCGCCTCGATGAGGGCATCGTCCCCATGGTGCACGAAGTAGAGGAACGGGGCAACCTCGCCGTACTCCTCCCCCATGAACAGGAGCGGCAGGAAGGGGGAGAGCAGGACGACGCCCGCGGCGAGCTTCAGGGATTCGAAGGACGCCAGCCTGGAGAGCCGGTCCCCGAGTCTCCGGTTTCCCACCTGGTCGTGGTTCTGGGCGAACACGACGAACTTCTCCGCGGGGAGCCGGCGCGAGGAATTTCCGTGCCGGCGCCGGCGGTACGCGGAGTATTGCCCGGAGTAGACGAAGCCGTCGGTGAACGCGCGCGCCAGGCGCCCGATCCCGCCGAAATCGGCGTAGTACCCGTCGCGCTCGCCCGTCAGCAGGGTGTGGAGGGCGTGGTGAAAGTCGTCGTTCCACTGGGCGTCGAGCCCGTAACCCCCCTCTTCCGGCGGGGTGACGACCCGCGCGTCGTTCAGATCGCTTTCCGGGATCAGGTACGCCATCCGGTTCTCCTCCTCCCGAAGGCCGCGCACGGCCGCGGCGAGCTCCGCGAGGAAGGGAGAGGCGCTGAAGTCCAGGATGCCGTGGATCGCGTCGAGGCGCAGCGCGTCCGCGTGGAACTCCCGCAGCCGGCAGAGGGCGTTCTCCCGGAAAAACCTCCGCACCTCGTCGCTGTGGGGGCCGTCGAAATTCACGGCGTTTCCCCACGGGGTGCGGTACCGGTCGCTGAAGTAGGGGGCGAAGTCGGAAAGGTAATTCCCCTCCGGCCCGAGGTGGTTGTAGACCACGTCCAGCACGACGGCCAGGCCGCGCCGGTGGCAGGCGTCGATCAGGCGCTTCAGCCCTTCCGGCCCCCCGTAGCTCTCCTGCACGGCGAACGGGTAGACGCCGTCGTACCCCCAGTTCCTCCTCCCCGGGAACGGCGCCACGGGCATCAGCTCCACGGCGGTGACCCCCAGCTCCACGAGGGAGTCCAGTCGCGGGATGACGGCGTCGAAGGTCCCCTCGGGCGTGTACGTCCCGACGTGCAGCTCGTACAGGATGTACGAGGAGAGGGGGATCCCGCGCCATTCGCGGTCCCCCCACGCGAACGTACCGGCGTCGACGACCATGGAGGGGCCGTGGACACCGTCGGGCTGGCGGCGCGAAGCGGGGTCGGGACGCTCGATCCCGTTGCCCAGGCGGTAGAGGTACATCGCGCCCGCCGTCACCCCGTCGACGACCGCATGGTGGTACCCGGACCCGTCGCGCCCGAGGCCCACGACGCGCTCCGCCGGGGAGAGCAGGCGGACCTCGACAGCCCGCGCCGACGGCGCGAACACGAGGAAGCGGCAGCGGCCGCCCGGAAGGGGGGTCGCGCCGAGGGGGTGGGCGCGAGGATCGGTCATGCCCCGGTCCCGCCGCTTTTGAGGAACAGGGCGGACAGCGGCGGGACCACCAGGGTCAGGGAGTGGAACCGCCCCTGGGCGCCGACGGGCGCCGCCTCGATGCCGCCGATATTCCCCTGCCCGCTTCCGCCGTACTCCTTCGCGTCGCTGTTCAGGCACTCCCGCCAGAACCCGGCGCGGGGAACGCCGATCCGGTAATTGTGCCTCGGGACGGGGGTGAAGTTGAAGACCCCCAGGACGATGTCGTCCCTCCCAAGGGTCTTCCGGAACAGGCTGATCACGCTCTGTTCGGCGTCCCGGGCGTCGGCCCATTCGAATCCTTGCGGGTCGAAATCGAGTTCGTGCATAACGGGTTCGTCCCGGTAGAACCGGTTCAGATCCTCCACCCAGCGGGAAAGCGCGGCGTGCCGTGGCTCTTCCGCGAGTCGCCAGTCCAGGGCCGCGTCGTGGTTCCACTCCCTCCACTGCCCGAACTCCCCTCCCATGAAGAGAAGCTTCTTCCCCGGCTGGGCGTACATGTACCCGAAAAGGGCGCGGAGGTTCGCGAACTTCCGCCAGTCGTCGCCGGGCATCCTCCCGAGGAGCGATCCTTTCCCGTGGACGACCTCGTCGTGGGACAGGGGGAGGACGAAGTTCTCCGAGAAGGCGTACATCCCCCGGAACGTGAGCTTGTCGTGGTGGAACTTCCGGTAGATCGGATCCTCGGACATGTACGCCAGCGTGTCGTGCATCCATCCCATGTCCCATTTCATCCCGAATCCGAGCCCCCCCACGTAGTTCGGGCGGGAGACCATGGGCCAGGCGGTGGACTCCTCGGCGATCGTCACGACGTCGGGAAACGCCCCGTACACCGTCTCGTTGAGGCGGCGCAGGAATGCGATCGCGTCGACGTTCTCCCGTCCTCCGTACCGGTTGGGGATCCACTCCCCGACCTTCCGGGAATAGTCGAGATACAGCATCGACGCCACGGCGTCGACGCGCAGACCGTCCGCGTGGTAGACGTCCAGCCAGAAGAAGGCGCTGCTGAGGAGAAAGCTCTGCACCTCCTTGCGCCCGTAGTTGAAGATCTCCGTGTCCCAGTCCGGGTGGTGACCCTGGCGGGGGTCTGCGTGCTCGTAGAGGTGCGTGCCGTCGAAAAAGGCGAGCCCGTGCCCGTCCTTGGAGAAGTGGGAGGGGACCCAGTCCAGGAGGACGCCGATCCCGTGCCGGTGCAGGGTGTCCACGAGGTGCATGAAGTCCTGCGGGGTCCCGTACCGGCTCGTCGGGGCGAAGTACCCCGTCCCCTGGTATCCCCAGGAGCCGTAGAACGGGTGTTCCATCACCGGGAGGAATTCCACGTGGGTGAAATTCATCCGGGTCAGGTAGGAGGCGAGACGGGGAGCGAGCTCCCGGTATGTCAGCGGACGGTTCCCCTCCTCCGGAACCCGCATCCAGGATCCGAGGTGCATCTCGTAGATGGCCATGGGCCGGTCCGCGGCGTTCCGCTTCCGCCGACCGGCCATCCATCCGGCATCGTCCCATTCGTTCCGGAGGTCCCACACGATGCTCCCGGGCTCCGGGGGAGCCTGGGAAAAGAACGCGAACGGGTCGGATTTATCGTACCGGTACCCACCATATCGCGAGATCACGTGGTACTTGTAGGCCGACCCGGCTCCCGCGCCCGGGAGGAATCCCTCCCAGATCCCCGAATTCCCCCGGGGACGCAGCGGGTCCGTGCGGTTGTCCCACCCGTTGAACTCCCCCATGACGGAAACCCCCTCCGCGTTTGGCGCCCATACGGCGAAATACGTGCCCGCATCGGTTCCCGATTCGAGGAGATGGGCCCCGAACTTTTCGTGGAGGCGGAGGTGGGTCCCCTCGTTGAACAGGTACAGGTCCTGATCGGTCAGCAAGGTCACGTCGTATCGCATGGAGGGTCACCTGCCTTTCGGATTCGGTCGGTCTCCCCCGGCGCTTCGACGGGTCACTCCGGCGCCTCCATGAGGGAAAGGATCCCCAGCAGCGGGAGCTTGACCCAGTCGGGCCGGTTGTTCAGCTCGTACCCCAGTTCGTAGATCGCTTTTTCCAGAAGGTACACGTCGAGCAGGACCTCCAGCTCCTCCCGGGTATGGGGGAGGAACGATCCTTCCCTCGCGACGGCGAGGTACCCATGGAGGAACGCCGAGGCGACCCATCCGTTCCAGCAATCGGCCCACGGCTCGAGGGACGTAACGTCGCCCGGCCGGACGACGCTGCCGCCGACCTCCCCGGTGAGGGGCGCGCGGGAGGCGTAGTGGAACGAACGGAGCATCCCCGCCACGTCCCGCACCGGGGACCGCTTGATCCGGCGGTCGGACAGGGAACGGGCCGGCTCCCCCTCGAAATCGATCAGCACGAACTCCTTTCCGGTGTATAGCACCTGCCCAAGGTGGTAGTCGCCGTGGACCCGGATCCGCATCGCCGTGATCTTCCTGCCGAGGATTCCCTGGAAGCGCTTCAGGATCCTTTCCTCCATTTCGAGGACCTTCCGCGCCGGATCGCGAAGGGGTTCCGGCAAGGTCCGGACCCGCTTCCGCAGCAGGGCGAACATCTTGGCGGTGAGGTTCCGCATCGACTGGTACAGGGACCGCTGGTAGAACGGCGTGAACGGCTCGGGGGCGAACGCCGGGTTTTCCACGTTCGCGGCCATGGCGAGGTGGAATTCCGCCGTCCGCTCTCCCAGCTGGCGGGCCGACAGGAGGTACGAACCGATCAGTTCGCCCGCCTTCGGGGGGACGGTCTCCTCGACCGCCCGGACCGGTCGGCCCGGCGGGCGGGGAACTTCCCCGATGTCGGCGGACCGCGTCATGACCCGCTCGAAGAACCTGCCGAGGCTGTCCAGGGTGTATTGCCACGCATCCCCGCGGTTCGGGACGAACCCGAGGAGGATCCCCAGGGTCATCGGTTCCTCGTGGGGCCGCGCAAACTGCAGGGAGCCGGCGACGGGAGGAGCGTGCGGGAAGGCCGCCCCCTCCGTCAGGTAGGTCCCGATCTCGAGGTCCGGATTGACGCCAGGGTCGACCCGGCGGAAGATCTTGAGGATCATCCTGTCACCGAAGATCACCGAACTGTTGCTCTGTTCCGTTTTCCCCGGCGTCGGCGCCGGGGTCTCCCTCGAATCGCCGCGGATCTTCCGGAACGCCCGGGTCGGGACGCCGAGGATCTCCCCCGCCAGGCCCCGGAAGCGCCGCCGGTGGCCGATCGCGTCCAGGAGGAACAGGCACGACTCCCTGTCCTGCAGGGCGTCGAAGAGAACGCTCTCCCGCGAGGCGCCCGCGGTCCGGGCGATCACCCCCCCGGGGGCGTCGGCCAGCATCCGCTCCGCGTCGGGGCCGGACGCGAAGGCGACGGGGAGGGAATAGACCTCCGGGTCCCCCTCCGTGTAATCGACCTGCACGAGCAGCAGGTGCAGGTGAGACGCCCCGTTGGAGAGGGGGATCGCCTCCAGGATCCGGGCCCACTTGATGCGCCGGGCCTTCCCCCCGAACCAGCGCCGGTTCCGCAGGAAGGCGGACAGGATCTTCTCCAGCGCTCCGCGATGATCCTTCCGGAACAGGCTTTCCAGGCTTCCCTTGACCTGCAGAAGGGGCGCCCGGGTCTCCGCGGCGGCCGTGGCGGCCTCCGTCTCCCCGGAGGGACTCTCCAGGGAGAACCAGTAGAAGACGTGCGCCGCGAGGGTGAGGAAGTACGGCGGATCCTTGATGGGGGGGAACCCGGTCTTCCCGACCAGCTCCACGGGGATCTTCCCCTTGTGCGCGGACAGGTCGATCTCCACGAACTGGGGGAACCGGGACAGGTTCGCCACCACCAGGATCAGCTCGTCCCCGAACGACCGGAGAAACGCAAGCACCCTGTGGTTCTCCGGGGTGAGGAACTCGATGGAGCCCCTGCCGAAGGCCTTGAACTGCTTGCGGAGGGCGATGACCCGCTTCATCCACCAGAGCAGGGAGCTGGAGATGTTCTGGCGCGCCTCGACGTTGACCGTCTCGTAGTGATAATCCGGGTCGATCGTCACCGGCAGGAACAACTTCTGGGAGCTTGCGCGGGAGAATCCGGCGTTGCGGTCGGCGCTCCACTGCATCGGGGTGCGCACGCCGTTCCGGTCGCCGATGTAGATGTTGTCCCCCATGCCGATCTCGTCTCCGTAGTAGATGACCGGAGTCCCCGGGAGGGAGAGCAGGAGGGCGTTCATCAGCTCGAACTTCTTCCGGTCCTTCCCGAGCAGGGGGTAGAGACGGCGGCGGATCCCGAGGTTGATCCTCGCGTGCGGGTCGTTGGCGTATACCCGGTACATGTAGTCCCGCTCCTCGTCGGTGACCATTTCGAGTGTCAGCTCGTCGTGGTTCCGGAGGAACAGGGCCCATTGGCAATCCGAAGGGATGGGAGGCGTCTGGGACAAAATGTCGATGATCGGGTACCGATCCTCCATGCGGATCGCCATGAACATCCGGGGCATCAGCGGGAAGTGGAACGCCATGTGGCACTCGTCCCCTTCCCCGAAATAGGCGACCGCGTCCTCGGGCCACTGGTTGGCCTCCGCCAGCAGCATCCGGTTGGGGTACCGCTCGTCCACGCGCTTCCGGATCGTCTTGAGCTCCCTGTGCGTCTCGGGGAGGTTTTCGCAGCCGGTCCCTTCCCGTTCGTAGAGGTACGGCACGGCGTCCAGCCGCAGGCCGTCCACTCCCATGGCCAGCCAGAACTGCATCGTCTTGAGCATGGTCCGGCGGACCTCGGAGTTGTCGAAGTTCAGGTCGGGCTGGTGGGAGTAGAACCGGTGCCAGTAGTAGGCGTTCGCCAGCGGGTCCCACGTCCAGTTGGCGGATTCGAAATCCTTGAAGATGATCCGCGCGTCCCGGTACTTGTCCGGCGAGTCGCTCCAGACGTAGAAGTTCCGCCATTTGCTGCCGGGGGGGGACCGGCGGGCCCTCTGGAACCACGGGTGCTGGTCCGAGGTGTGGTTCAGGACGAGCTCGGTGATGACCCGGAGTCCGCGTCGGTGCGCTTCCCGCAGGAACAGCCGGAAATCGGACAGCGCTCCGTAGGCCGGGTGCACGGCGGTGAAGTTGGAGATGTCGTACCCGTCGTCCTTCAGGGGGGAGGGATAGAAGGGGAGAAGCCACAGGGCGGTGACGCCGAGATCGTGCAGGTAGTCGAGCTTCTCGGTCAGCCCACGGAAATCCCCGACGCCGTCGCCGTCGCTGTCGAAAAAGGAGCGGACGTGCAGCTCGTAGATGACCGCGTCCTTGTACCAGGACGGGTCGTCCCCGGGCGCGATCTTTTTCTTCTCTTCCGCGGCCATCGGTTTCCCGGTCCCTTTCCCGCTACATGAAGTAGTCGAAATCCTTCTCGGTGCGGACCCTGCGGCGCAGCCGGATGATGTGCGCCGGAACGGCGGAAGGGTCGAGCTCGACGAAGAACCGGCGCCCCTGCCACAGGAATCGCGCCCCGCTCAGCAGGTCGTGCCCCTGGAACGGGGCGGCGGCGCTCAGCCCGAACTCCTCGAGGGGGAGCTCCACCCAGCCGGACTGCGTGTGGCGGGGGTCGAGGTTGACCACAACGAGAACGGTCCCGGAACCGTCCTCCGCGGATTTGCTGTAGGCGATCAGCTGATCGTTGTCCACCGGGTGGAACCGGAGGTTGTCGTCCGACTGAAGCGGCGGGGACTCCCTTCGGATGCGGTTCACCAGGGCGATGAATTCGCGGAGGCTGTCCGGCCTGCCGGTGTCCCAGGTCCGGATCTCGTACTTCTCCGAGTCGAGGTACTCCTCCCTGCCCGGGGCGAGGGCCACGTGTTCGCACAGCTCGAAGGCGGGCCCATAGATCCCGTAGCTCGCCCCGAGCGTGGCGGCCAGGACCAGCCGGGCCATGAACGCGGGACGTCCGCCGTATTGCAGATGCTCGGTCAGGATGTCGGGGGTGTTCGGCCACAGGTTGGGCCGGAAGTATTCCCGCACATCCGTCTGCGTCAGGTCCCGGAAGTACGCCTCGAGCTCCGGCTTCGTGTTTCTCCAGGCGAAATAGGTGTAGGACTGCGTGAAGCCCGCCTTCGCCAGCCGGTACATGACTTTCGGGCGGGTGAACGCCTCGGCCAGGAAGATCGCCTCCGGGTGTTCCCGCCGGATCCCGGCGATCAGCCACTCCCAGAAGGCGAACGGCTTGGTGTGGGGGTTGTCGACCCGGAAGATCCGGACACCGCGCCCGGCCCAGAAGAGCACGATGCTTTTCAGCTCCTCCCAGAGTTCCATCCAGCGAGGGGTATCGAAATCGAACGGGATGATGTCCTCGTACTTCTTCGGGGGGTTCTCGGCGTACTGCACCGTGCCGTCGGGGCGCATCCGGAACCACTCGGGGTGCTCCGTGACGTATGGATGGTCCGGCGCGCACTGGAAGGCGATGTCCATGGCGATCTCGATCCCCTGGCCCCGGGCGGCACGGACAAGGTCCTCGAACTCCCCGATCGTCCCGAGCTGTGGATGGACCGCCTTGTGGCCCCCCTCGGCGGATCCGATCGCCCAGGGGCTGCCGACGTCCTCCGGCCGGGCGACGGTAACGTTGTTCCTTCCCTTGCGGTTTACGCGCCCGATCGGGTGGATCGGGGGGAGGTAGAGGACGTCGAACCCCATCGAGGCTACGTACGGCAGGCGCGCCTCCACGTCCTTGAAGGTGCCGTGGCGCCCCGGCTCCGGGGAGCACGACCGCGGGAACAGCTCGTACCACGCGCCGAACCGGGCCCTTTCCCGGTCCACCACGACCGGCAGCTCTCTTCCGTACCCGGTGGACAAGGTGCGGTCCGGGTATCGGTCCGCGAGGAGGCCCAGTTCCCCGTCCAGCGCGGCGGCGGCGCACTCCGGGGCACCGCGGCCCTCCCCTGGACGGATGGACCGCGCGAAGGTCAGGAGCTTCCGGCGGTCCGCGCCCTTGGCGCGTTTCGCGGCGTCTTCCGCGAGGGCGGCGCCCACCAGGAGATCGACGGAGATCTCCTGGCCCGCTTCCATCTTCTTCGAGAGGTCCCGCTGCCAGGAGAGGAACCGGGCGACCCAGG is a window from the bacterium genome containing:
- the glgB gene encoding 1,4-alpha-glucan branching protein GlgB; this translates as MRYDVTLLTDQDLYLFNEGTHLRLHEKFGAHLLESGTDAGTYFAVWAPNAEGVSVMGEFNGWDNRTDPLRPRGNSGIWEGFLPGAGAGSAYKYHVISRYGGYRYDKSDPFAFFSQAPPEPGSIVWDLRNEWDDAGWMAGRRKRNAADRPMAIYEMHLGSWMRVPEEGNRPLTYRELAPRLASYLTRMNFTHVEFLPVMEHPFYGSWGYQGTGYFAPTSRYGTPQDFMHLVDTLHRHGIGVLLDWVPSHFSKDGHGLAFFDGTHLYEHADPRQGHHPDWDTEIFNYGRKEVQSFLLSSAFFWLDVYHADGLRVDAVASMLYLDYSRKVGEWIPNRYGGRENVDAIAFLRRLNETVYGAFPDVVTIAEESTAWPMVSRPNYVGGLGFGMKWDMGWMHDTLAYMSEDPIYRKFHHDKLTFRGMYAFSENFVLPLSHDEVVHGKGSLLGRMPGDDWRKFANLRALFGYMYAQPGKKLLFMGGEFGQWREWNHDAALDWRLAEEPRHAALSRWVEDLNRFYRDEPVMHELDFDPQGFEWADARDAEQSVISLFRKTLGRDDIVLGVFNFTPVPRHNYRIGVPRAGFWRECLNSDAKEYGGSGQGNIGGIEAAPVGAQGRFHSLTLVVPPLSALFLKSGGTGA
- the treS gene encoding maltose alpha-D-glucosyltransferase, translated to MAAEEKKKIAPGDDPSWYKDAVIYELHVRSFFDSDGDGVGDFRGLTEKLDYLHDLGVTALWLLPFYPSPLKDDGYDISNFTAVHPAYGALSDFRLFLREAHRRGLRVITELVLNHTSDQHPWFQRARRSPPGSKWRNFYVWSDSPDKYRDARIIFKDFESANWTWDPLANAYYWHRFYSHQPDLNFDNSEVRRTMLKTMQFWLAMGVDGLRLDAVPYLYEREGTGCENLPETHRELKTIRKRVDERYPNRMLLAEANQWPEDAVAYFGEGDECHMAFHFPLMPRMFMAIRMEDRYPIIDILSQTPPIPSDCQWALFLRNHDELTLEMVTDEERDYMYRVYANDPHARINLGIRRRLYPLLGKDRKKFELMNALLLSLPGTPVIYYGDEIGMGDNIYIGDRNGVRTPMQWSADRNAGFSRASSQKLFLPVTIDPDYHYETVNVEARQNISSSLLWWMKRVIALRKQFKAFGRGSIEFLTPENHRVLAFLRSFGDELILVVANLSRFPQFVEIDLSAHKGKIPVELVGKTGFPPIKDPPYFLTLAAHVFYWFSLESPSGETEAATAAAETRAPLLQVKGSLESLFRKDHRGALEKILSAFLRNRRWFGGKARRIKWARILEAIPLSNGASHLHLLLVQVDYTEGDPEVYSLPVAFASGPDAERMLADAPGGVIARTAGASRESVLFDALQDRESCLFLLDAIGHRRRFRGLAGEILGVPTRAFRKIRGDSRETPAPTPGKTEQSNSSVIFGDRMILKIFRRVDPGVNPDLEIGTYLTEGAAFPHAPPVAGSLQFARPHEEPMTLGILLGFVPNRGDAWQYTLDSLGRFFERVMTRSADIGEVPRPPGRPVRAVEETVPPKAGELIGSYLLSARQLGERTAEFHLAMAANVENPAFAPEPFTPFYQRSLYQSMRNLTAKMFALLRKRVRTLPEPLRDPARKVLEMEERILKRFQGILGRKITAMRIRVHGDYHLGQVLYTGKEFVLIDFEGEPARSLSDRRIKRSPVRDVAGMLRSFHYASRAPLTGEVGGSVVRPGDVTSLEPWADCWNGWVASAFLHGYLAVAREGSFLPHTREELEVLLDVYLLEKAIYELGYELNNRPDWVKLPLLGILSLMEAPE
- a CDS encoding alpha-1,4-glucan--maltose-1-phosphate maltosyltransferase; the encoded protein is MTRSRQRVVIENVYPEIEGGRFPVKRSVGQTVRVEADIHTDGHDLIAAFLLHRESDTSTWSETPMIPMGNDRWAGVFRVDALGRTVYTLHAWVARFLSWQRDLSKKMEAGQEISVDLLVGAALAEDAAKRAKGADRRKLLTFARSIRPGEGRGAPECAAAALDGELGLLADRYPDRTLSTGYGRELPVVVDRERARFGAWYELFPRSCSPEPGRHGTFKDVEARLPYVASMGFDVLYLPPIHPIGRVNRKGRNNVTVARPEDVGSPWAIGSAEGGHKAVHPQLGTIGEFEDLVRAARGQGIEIAMDIAFQCAPDHPYVTEHPEWFRMRPDGTVQYAENPPKKYEDIIPFDFDTPRWMELWEELKSIVLFWAGRGVRIFRVDNPHTKPFAFWEWLIAGIRREHPEAIFLAEAFTRPKVMYRLAKAGFTQSYTYFAWRNTKPELEAYFRDLTQTDVREYFRPNLWPNTPDILTEHLQYGGRPAFMARLVLAATLGASYGIYGPAFELCEHVALAPGREEYLDSEKYEIRTWDTGRPDSLREFIALVNRIRRESPPLQSDDNLRFHPVDNDQLIAYSKSAEDGSGTVLVVVNLDPRHTQSGWVELPLEEFGLSAAAPFQGHDLLSGARFLWQGRRFFVELDPSAVPAHIIRLRRRVRTEKDFDYFM